A DNA window from Acropora palmata chromosome 12, jaAcrPala1.3, whole genome shotgun sequence contains the following coding sequences:
- the LOC141860820 gene encoding uncharacterized protein LOC141860820, translating into MGGVWERIIRSIRKILRALLGQQAISDEMLQTLMSEIQGILNSRPLTPVSSDPKDLDPLTPNHLLLFKASPNLPPGSFCKEDVYSKRRWKQLQYLTDVFWKRWLKEYLPTLLVREKWINPRRCLTSGNLVLICDETVPRGNWPLGKVIEAHHGKDRYVRSAKVRTSSTILTRPVTKLCFLEGERGPFSS; encoded by the coding sequence ATGGGTGGAGTCTGGGAACGAATTATCAGATCCATTCGCAAAATCCTCCGAGCCTTGCTAGGGCAACAGGCAATTTCTGACGAGATGCTGCAAACATTAATGAGTGAAATTCAAGGAATTCTGAATTCCCGACCATTGACTCCCGTGAGTAGTGATCCAAAGGACTTGGACCCACTGACACCCAAccacttgttgttgtttaaagCCAGTCCAAATTTGCCACCCGGATCTTTCTGCAAAGAAGATGTTTATAGCAAGCGCCGTTGGAAGCAACTGCAATACTTGACGGATGTATTCTGGAAGCGTTGGCTTAAAGAATATTTGCCCACACTGTTAGTGCGAGAAAAATGGATAAACCCACGTCGCTGTCTCACATCAGGAAATCTTGTCTTAATTTGCGATGAAACTGTACCTCGAGGAAATTGGCCATTAGGCAAAGTAATTGAAGCCCATCACGGAAAGGATAGATATGTCAGATCAGCGAAAGTTCGTACGAGTTCAACGATTCTTACACGACCAGTGACAAAATTATGCTTCTTGGAAGGAGAAAGGGGACCCTTCAGTAGCTAG